In the Salarias fasciatus chromosome 13, fSalaFa1.1, whole genome shotgun sequence genome, one interval contains:
- the sptlc3 gene encoding serine palmitoyltransferase 3, with protein sequence MRKSPLEVGTHTGCTWQSRGGDAPSSRVMETSDFQPQINHNGLKRTTGLHRNGFHSKAEMNGLGNGVACRQHRQESFEQAPMYVAIMTYVGYGIVTLFGYFRDFLRAVGLEKCHLAQERQEQKDFIPLYQDFENFYTRNLYMRVRDNWNRPICSLPGPVFDLMERVSDDYNWTFRFTGKTLHNVINMGSYNYLGFAENNEDFLKTVADKTVQYGAGVCSTRQEIGNLSIHQELEQLVANFLGVESSMTFGMGFATNSMNIPALVGKGCLILSDELNHTSLILGARLSGATIRVFKHNNMHSLEKMLKEAVCSGQPRTHRPWKKILIMVEGIYSMEGSVVRLPEIVALKKKYKAYLYLDEAHSIGAVGPSGRGVTELFNMNPADVDVMMGTFTKSFGAAGGYIAGKKELVDYLRSHSHSAVYASAMSPPVTEQIIRAMKCILGKDGSTEGIRRVRQLAENTRYFRARLKEMGFIIYGNDDSPVVPVLLYMPGKVAAFAREMLQRKIGVVVVGFPATPLAEARARFCVSAAHTRDMLNQVLHHMNEVGDMLCLKFSRRKYAPQPDLCDDTDFELDS encoded by the exons ATGAGGAAGTCACCTTTGGAGGTAGGAACACACACCGGCTGTACCTGGCAGTCGCGCGGAGGAGACGCACCTAGCAGCAGGGTTATGGAGACAAGTGACTTCCAGCCTCAGATCAACCACAACGGACTGAAGAGGACTACAGGGCTCCACAGAAATGGTTTTCACAGCAAGGCAgag ATGAATGGCCTCGGGAACGGCGTCGCCTGCAGGCAGCACCGGCAGGAATCCTTTGAACAGGCTCCCATGTATGTGGCCATCATGACTTACGTGGGCTATGGCATCGTCACCCTGTTTGGCTACTTCAGGGACTTCCTCCGAGCCGTGGGCTTAGAGAAGTGCCACCTCGCCCAGGAGAGGCAGGAACAGAAG GATTTTATACCTCTTTATCAAGACTTTGAGAATTTTTACACGAGAAACTTGTACATGAGGGTTCGAGACAACTGGAACCGTCCCATATGCAGCTTGCCGGGACCCGTCTTTGACCTGATGGAAAGAGTGTCTGACGACTACAACTGGACATTCAG GTTCACCGGGAAGACGTTGCACAATGTCATCAACATGGGCTCCTACAACTACCTGGGCTTCGCTGAGAACAATGAGGATTTCCTGAAGACTGTGGCTGACAAAACAGTCCAGTACGGAGCTGGAGTTTGCAGCACACGGCAGGAAATAG GTAACCTGAGCATCCACCAGGAGCTCGAGCAACTCGTGGCCAACTTCTTGGGAGTGGAGTCTTCGATGACTTTCGGGATGGGTTTCGCCACCAACTCGATGAACATTCCAGCTCTTGTTGGCAAG GGTTGTTTGATACTGAGTGATGAACTGAATCACACATCTCTCATTTTGGGGGCCAGACTGTCAGGAGCGACCATCCGGGTGTTCAAGCACAACA acaTGCACAGTCTGGAGAAGATGCTAAAAGAGGCGGTTTGCTCCGGACAGCCCCGGACCCACAGGCCCTGGAAGAAGATCCTCATCATGGTGGAAGGAATCTATAG CATGGAGGGCTCGGTGGTGCGACTACCTGAAATCGTCGCTCTGAAGAAGAAGTACAAAGCTTATCTGTATCTGGACGAGGCCCACAGTATCGGAGCGGTGGGGCCGTCTGGGAGGGGCGTGACCGAGCTGTTTAATATGAACCCGGCGGACGTGGACGTGATGATGGGGACCTTCACAAAGAGCTTTGGGGCTGCTGGAGGCTATATCGCCGGGAAAAAG GAGCTGGTGGATTATTTGCGCAGTCATTCTCACAGTGCAGTGTACGCTTCAGCCATGTCCCCTCCTGTCACTGAGCAGATCATACGCGCCATGaagtgcattctgggaaaagaCGGCAGCACAGAGG GCATTCGACGCGTCCGCCAACTGGCAGAGAACACCAGGTACTTCAGGGCCCGGCTGAAGGAGATGGGCTTCATCATCTACGGCAACGACGACTCGCCTGTGGTCCCCGTCCTGCTCTACATGCCGGGAAAAGTGGC GGCTTTTGCAAGAGAAATGCTGCAAAGAAAAATCGGTGTGGTCGTCGTCGGATTTCCAGCCACTCCGTTAGCGGAGGCGCGAGCTCGCTTCTGCGTGTCTGCGGCGCACACCAGAGACATGCTGAACCAG GTGCTGCACCATATGAACGAGGTGGGCGACATGCTCTGCCTCAAATTCTCACGGCGGAAATACGCCCCTCAGCCCGACCTCTGTGACGACACAGACTTTGAGCTGGACAGCTGA